Proteins found in one Pseudorasbora parva isolate DD20220531a chromosome 11, ASM2467924v1, whole genome shotgun sequence genomic segment:
- the nanos1 gene encoding nanos homolog 1: protein MDFLNHNYLSARTSYDYTFNFWNDYLGLSTLVTKNNKHSVPQSPNSITESLKATLGLDDSPPCPCVIAAGGESDSGGHLDSCCCPPPASISILDLKERFSILSPFQNQNQGTGGLLSSSQEREMGIGGGFAGFDLFGVERKMRKPTARNKQEPKICVFCRNNGAPEEVYGSHVLKTPDGRVVCPILRAYTCPLCSANGDNAHTIKYCPLSKDQPAQRVLKGGRAVGGKRVKIF, encoded by the coding sequence ATGGATTTTTTGAACCACAACTACTTGAGCGCGCGCACCTCCTACGACTACACCTTCAATTTTTGGAATGACTATCTCGGCCTCTCCACGCTGGTCACCAAGAACAACAAGCACAGCGTACCCCAGAGTCCCAACTCCATCACGGAGTCCCTGAAAGCCACTCTGGGCTTAGACGACAGCCCTCCGTGCCCGTGCGTAATCGCGGCCGGAGGCGAAAGCGACAGCGGTGGACACCTGGACTCCTGCTGCTGCCCCCCGCCCGCCTCCATCTCCATCCTGGACCTGAAAGAGCGCTTCTCCATCCTGAGCCCCTTCCAGAACCAGAACCAGGGTACGGGAGGGCTGCTGTCCTCCTCCCAGGAGCGGGAGATGGGCATCGGAGGGGGCTTCGCGGGATTTGATCTGTTCGGCGTGGAGAGGAAGATGAGGAAACCGACCGCGCGCAATAAGCAGGAGCCCAAGATCTGCGTCTTCTGTCGGAATAACGGCGCGCCGGAGGAGGTGTACGGCTCGCACGTCCTGAAAACCCCGGACGGGAGGGTGGTGTGCCCGATCCTGCGGGCGTACACATGCCCCCTATGCAGTGCCAACGGGGACAACGCGCATACAATAAAATACTGCCCTCTCTCCAAAGACCAGCCTGCCCAGAGAGTGCTGAAGGGAGGCAGAGCTGTGGGCGGTAAGCGAGTGAAAATCTTCTAA